One segment of Pseudoalteromonas rubra DNA contains the following:
- a CDS encoding HPr family phosphocarrier protein, which produces MTQRFEDTFLIQNKLGLHARAASVLAELSTQFDANITLFQGSKEAEGDSVLALLLLESSQGKEVKVVCEGPDAERALHAIGNLIADKFNESE; this is translated from the coding sequence ATGACACAACGCTTTGAAGATACCTTTCTGATCCAGAATAAGCTGGGGCTACACGCTCGTGCAGCCAGTGTGCTGGCAGAACTCTCCACACAGTTTGATGCCAACATCACGCTGTTTCAGGGCAGTAAAGAAGCAGAGGGTGACAGTGTACTGGCTTTATTGCTACTGGAAAGTAGTCAGGGCAAAGAAGTCAAAGTCGTCTGCGAAGGACCAGATGCCGAACGCGCTTTACATGCCATTGGCAATCTCATTGCAGATAAATTTAACGAATCAGAGTAA
- a CDS encoding carbon-nitrogen hydrolase family protein yields MKSGHIYVVQMCSGVHPEENLEQLKALLSQQTLMQPALVCLPESWLAFCQTPQQTLGQAQNNAYWITQIQQLCRDFNIWLAAGTIALTDGLGRYYAASLLFNNEGVEVARYNKIHLFDADVADSAGQYRESTLTRPGDDIVTVDSPFGRLGLSVCYDLRFPGLYQAMREQGAEILLVPSAFTTVTGAAHWQPLLQARAIETQCYVVAAAQVGEHENGRQTYGHSLVVSPWGVCLGEAQTQVGVIHAQLDLSDLHAIRQKMPVAAHNRFKSDFYE; encoded by the coding sequence ATGAAAAGCGGCCATATCTATGTTGTACAGATGTGTTCAGGGGTGCACCCTGAGGAGAATCTTGAGCAGTTAAAGGCTTTACTCAGCCAGCAAACACTGATGCAACCTGCGTTGGTGTGTTTACCCGAATCCTGGCTGGCATTTTGTCAGACCCCTCAGCAAACGCTTGGACAAGCCCAAAATAATGCCTACTGGATCACACAAATTCAGCAGCTTTGCCGGGACTTTAATATCTGGCTAGCTGCGGGTACCATCGCCCTCACAGATGGCCTGGGTCGTTATTATGCAGCCAGTCTGCTGTTTAACAATGAAGGGGTCGAAGTTGCACGCTATAATAAGATCCATCTGTTTGATGCGGATGTCGCTGACAGCGCCGGGCAATATAGGGAGTCAACTCTGACTCGTCCCGGTGATGACATTGTCACCGTGGATAGCCCCTTTGGCCGTCTGGGATTGAGCGTTTGCTATGATTTACGCTTTCCGGGTTTATATCAGGCGATGCGTGAACAGGGCGCGGAGATACTGCTGGTACCCAGTGCTTTCACAACCGTCACCGGGGCTGCACACTGGCAGCCTTTGTTACAGGCGCGGGCGATAGAAACACAATGCTATGTGGTGGCAGCCGCGCAGGTTGGGGAGCATGAGAATGGTCGGCAAACCTATGGTCATAGCCTGGTGGTTTCCCCTTGGGGCGTGTGCCTTGGCGAAGCGCAAACTCAGGTAGGTGTGATTCATGCCCAGCTTGATCTGAGTGACCTGCATGCCATCCGACAGAAAATGCCTGTAGCGGCACATAACCGATTTAAGAGCGATTTTTATGAGTAA
- the rapZ gene encoding RNase adapter RapZ codes for MQLIIVSGRSGSGKSVALRVLEDLGYYCADNIPVNLLPALVRSVSDSYDKIAVSVDVRNLPKDQQELDDILEYLPGFAEPNIFYLDSEDQILIRRFSETRRLHPLSLADLSLDKAIKKEKELLDPLIRRANITIDTTDMSIHQLAERIREKILGKKDKQLIITFESFGFKHGIPKEADYVFDARFLPNPHWEPDLKPLTGLDKPVIDYLSSHSLVQKFTWQIQTFVQTWLPHLERNNRSYLTISIGCTGGQHRSVYLAQTLGERFARNHNNVKIHHREQEK; via the coding sequence GTGCAGTTAATTATTGTCAGTGGTCGTTCTGGCTCAGGAAAATCGGTCGCCCTTCGCGTGCTGGAAGACTTGGGTTATTACTGCGCCGATAATATCCCAGTCAACTTGCTGCCTGCATTGGTGCGCAGTGTGTCAGACAGCTATGATAAAATTGCCGTGAGCGTTGACGTACGTAACCTGCCAAAAGATCAGCAAGAACTCGACGATATTTTGGAATACCTCCCCGGATTTGCAGAACCCAACATATTCTATTTGGACAGTGAAGATCAGATCTTGATCCGTCGCTTTTCAGAAACACGCCGCCTGCACCCGCTGTCATTGGCTGATCTGTCGCTGGACAAAGCAATTAAAAAAGAAAAAGAGCTGCTTGACCCGCTTATCCGCCGCGCCAATATCACCATTGATACCACGGACATGAGTATCCACCAGCTGGCAGAGCGTATCCGGGAAAAGATCCTCGGTAAAAAGGACAAACAATTAATCATCACCTTTGAGTCCTTTGGCTTTAAGCATGGTATTCCGAAAGAAGCCGACTACGTGTTTGATGCCCGCTTTTTACCAAACCCACACTGGGAACCAGACCTTAAACCGTTAACCGGTTTAGATAAACCTGTTATTGATTACCTGTCTAGCCACAGCTTAGTGCAAAAATTTACCTGGCAGATCCAGACCTTTGTGCAAACCTGGTTGCCCCATCTGGAACGCAATAACCGCAGCTACCTGACCATTTCAATTGGCTGTACTGGTGGACAACACCGTTCCGTGTATCTTGCCCAAACGTTAGGTGAGCGTTTTGCCCGCAACCACAACAATGTGAAGATCCATCACCGCGAACAAGAAAAATGA
- the pmbA gene encoding metalloprotease PmbA produces the protein MSQQHDPIWTQIDEVKQAVSDVLDYAKQLGATSAEASMSRTSGLSVSTRMGEVETIEFNQDGGLGLSVYVGQHKGSASTADLGPKALRSVVEKAVEIAKFTSDDPCNGVADAELMPEVVPDLDLFHPWSLTPEEGVKRCLEAEQAALNYDERIVNSDGASVASHQGLRVYGNSHGFLAGFPRTRHTLSTMVIGEENGVMQRDNAYSITRVHSQLRDAKEVGIEAAESTLAKLNSRKLETMRVPVVFRADIANSLFGHLVSAIGGGALYRKSSFLLDSLGTDVFSSCVSIKEQPHLLQALASSPFDAEGVQTTERDIIKGGVLETYLLPSYAARRLGMRSTGHAGGIHNWLVQATEPDLAALLRTMGRGLLVTELMGQGVNTVTGDYSRGAAGFWVENGEIQYPVSEITIAGNLKDMFKSIQAIGGDIETRGAVQTGSVLIENMQVAGQ, from the coding sequence ATGAGCCAGCAACACGATCCCATTTGGACGCAAATTGATGAAGTAAAACAAGCCGTGTCTGATGTTTTGGACTATGCAAAGCAACTGGGGGCGACATCTGCTGAGGCATCGATGAGTCGTACTTCAGGTTTATCAGTTAGTACCCGAATGGGAGAAGTTGAAACGATTGAATTTAACCAGGATGGTGGCCTGGGACTGAGTGTTTACGTTGGTCAGCATAAAGGGTCTGCTTCGACGGCCGATCTCGGTCCCAAAGCTTTGCGTTCCGTAGTTGAAAAAGCGGTCGAAATTGCCAAATTCACATCGGATGATCCCTGTAATGGTGTGGCTGATGCTGAGTTAATGCCTGAGGTGGTGCCTGATTTAGATCTTTTCCATCCCTGGTCACTGACACCTGAGGAAGGTGTGAAGCGCTGTCTTGAAGCGGAGCAGGCGGCATTGAATTACGACGAGCGTATTGTTAACTCTGATGGGGCCAGCGTAGCCAGTCATCAGGGCCTGCGCGTTTACGGCAACAGCCATGGTTTTCTGGCCGGGTTTCCGCGTACCCGACACACCTTAAGCACTATGGTGATCGGTGAAGAAAATGGGGTGATGCAACGAGATAATGCTTACTCCATCACACGTGTGCATTCGCAGTTGAGAGATGCCAAAGAGGTAGGCATAGAGGCAGCAGAGTCGACGCTGGCTAAGCTAAACAGTCGTAAGCTGGAAACCATGCGGGTACCGGTTGTATTCCGGGCTGACATTGCCAATAGCCTGTTTGGACATCTGGTTTCCGCCATTGGCGGTGGTGCTTTGTATCGAAAGTCGAGCTTCTTGCTGGATAGTTTGGGTACTGACGTCTTTTCGTCTTGTGTGTCGATCAAAGAGCAGCCACACTTGTTGCAGGCACTCGCATCGAGCCCGTTTGACGCTGAAGGTGTGCAGACAACCGAGCGCGATATCATCAAAGGAGGCGTACTCGAGACCTATTTGTTGCCAAGCTACGCAGCCAGACGCCTGGGTATGCGTAGTACGGGCCATGCGGGTGGGATCCACAACTGGCTGGTACAGGCCACTGAGCCGGACCTGGCCGCGTTGCTGCGGACCATGGGGCGTGGCTTATTAGTGACTGAACTTATGGGGCAGGGGGTTAATACGGTAACTGGTGACTACTCACGCGGTGCTGCCGGTTTCTGGGTAGAAAATGGGGAGATCCAATATCCAGTCAGTGAGATCACCATTGCAGGTAACCTCAAGGATATGTTTAAGTCAATTCAGGCAATTGGGGGAGACATTGAAACGCGTGGCGCTGTTCAAACCGGCTCGGTGCTGATAGAAAATATGCAAGTTGCGGGTCAGTAA
- the mgtE gene encoding magnesium transporter has protein sequence MPEAFEQDYTLELLQQVTNALNSGQFVQVRRTLAEIPPCDTALLLESSPHKIRTLLWQLVDPDIQGDVLEELSEDVRLSIIAKMEPELIAAATEDMDDDDLGEVLRSLPDPVYQDVIGAMDSQDRARATQALSYVEHSAGALMNTDTVTIRPDVSLDVVLRYLRLKGELPDGTDDLYVVDKDNCFLGSLPISVLLTSQPDKLVNELMNEERETIPISMDESDVAQLFERHNWISAPVVDDNAHLLGRITIDDIVDVIREDAEHSLMSMAGLDDEEDTFAPVWKSSRRRSIWLGINLLTALMAAFVASFFEGTLDILPILAVLNGIVPSMGGVAGSQTLTLVIRGIALGHVNATNQRFLLGKELAIGALNGLLWSLLIAGVIALWQWDFVLGGVIAFAMFMNLVAAGIAGASIPLILKRMNIDPALAGSVVLTTVTDIVGIFAFLGTATWLLV, from the coding sequence ATGCCTGAAGCTTTTGAACAAGACTACACACTGGAGCTATTGCAGCAAGTTACGAATGCCCTTAACAGTGGTCAGTTTGTTCAAGTCAGGCGAACCTTAGCCGAAATTCCCCCCTGCGACACCGCGCTATTGCTGGAGTCCTCCCCACATAAAATCAGAACTCTGCTTTGGCAATTGGTTGACCCGGATATACAGGGTGACGTGCTTGAAGAGCTGTCTGAAGATGTGAGACTCAGCATCATTGCCAAAATGGAGCCAGAGCTGATCGCTGCGGCGACAGAAGACATGGATGATGATGATCTCGGTGAAGTCCTGAGGAGCTTGCCAGATCCCGTCTATCAGGACGTTATCGGTGCCATGGACTCGCAAGACAGAGCCCGAGCAACCCAGGCACTGTCTTATGTCGAGCACTCCGCAGGCGCATTGATGAACACAGATACGGTGACGATCCGCCCGGATGTGTCACTGGATGTCGTGTTACGTTATCTGCGCCTCAAAGGGGAACTCCCTGATGGCACCGATGACCTGTACGTAGTAGACAAAGACAATTGCTTTTTGGGCTCCCTGCCGATCAGTGTGCTTTTAACCAGCCAGCCTGACAAACTGGTTAATGAGTTAATGAATGAAGAACGTGAAACTATTCCCATTTCAATGGACGAAAGCGATGTCGCCCAGCTGTTTGAACGTCATAATTGGATCTCAGCACCAGTAGTAGACGACAACGCACATTTGCTGGGGCGTATCACCATCGATGACATCGTTGATGTTATTCGAGAGGACGCCGAACACAGCCTCATGAGTATGGCTGGTCTCGACGATGAAGAAGATACCTTTGCGCCGGTCTGGAAAAGTAGCCGTCGCCGTTCAATCTGGCTGGGGATCAACCTGCTTACTGCACTGATGGCCGCTTTCGTTGCCAGCTTTTTCGAAGGCACCTTAGATATTTTACCGATCCTCGCAGTATTGAATGGCATAGTCCCCAGCATGGGTGGTGTGGCCGGCAGTCAAACCCTGACTTTGGTGATCCGTGGTATTGCTCTGGGGCACGTTAACGCCACTAACCAGCGCTTCTTACTGGGTAAAGAGCTCGCCATTGGCGCCTTGAATGGGTTACTCTGGTCTTTGCTGATTGCAGGTGTGATTGCCCTGTGGCAATGGGATTTTGTACTCGGGGGCGTGATTGCCTTTGCAATGTTTATGAATCTGGTTGCTGCGGGCATTGCAGGCGCCAGCATACCTCTGATCCTAAAAAGAATGAATATAGACCCAGCACTGGCGGGCAGTGTTGTACTGACCACAGTCACCGACATCGTAGGCATTTTTGCCTTCCTCGGCACGGCGACCTGGCTGCTTGTCTAA
- the yjgA gene encoding ribosome biogenesis factor YjgA yields the protein MAKKPTQEPEEEIIYVSKSELKRDAQQYHQLGVDIAQLGKKQREKLPLSPELVAAMELADKLRGKHDAYRRHLNFIAKQLRTTINVEELQQGLDLLLNRNNQADVLLNQVEQLRDELIAKGDEKINTLLEAHPTLERQKLRQLVRQAKKEHQAEKPGKSSKELFQLLKELILP from the coding sequence ATGGCCAAAAAACCTACCCAAGAGCCAGAAGAAGAGATCATTTACGTCTCAAAGAGCGAATTAAAGCGTGATGCACAGCAATACCATCAACTTGGCGTTGATATCGCGCAATTAGGGAAAAAGCAAAGAGAAAAGCTGCCACTCTCCCCTGAGCTGGTCGCAGCGATGGAACTGGCAGACAAGCTGCGCGGTAAGCACGATGCCTACCGCCGTCATCTAAATTTTATTGCCAAGCAACTGCGTACCACCATTAATGTAGAAGAATTACAGCAAGGTCTGGATCTGTTACTCAACAGAAACAACCAGGCAGATGTCCTGCTTAATCAGGTAGAACAGCTCAGAGATGAACTGATAGCCAAGGGGGATGAAAAGATCAATACCCTGCTTGAAGCACATCCAACGCTGGAGCGCCAGAAGCTCAGACAACTGGTTCGCCAGGCGAAAAAAGAGCATCAGGCGGAAAAGCCAGGAAAAAGCTCTAAGGAGTTATTTCAGTTACTTAAAGAACTGATCCTGCCATAA
- a CDS encoding YhdP family protein has translation MWQVFAVTLVLLAVLVSVVKYSLPYANEYKHDIESLVTQQLGVELNIGSISASWQGNGPALVLRDVSFEDNARSPISLHIAQTSLQLNLVESVRQWRLVSNYFVLDGFDATVDIQAMAQSMEGGSGEFEQQALIEELFLGDTGHFAVQNSQVTLLVADDKSHTLLVPDLIWQNSADVHNGEGQISFPGLAKGQLNARFRFHGQQLSAMAGDIFIDAQQVELMSWLQAYLDPQYQTASSSVNMQLWARLEQGKFNDILVNWLPSSISWQQGQTHRQLAVQGGALHLQPAQNGWALSSSELQLSQNEQSPTALSIEGYFSNSERTLWMQGLDLAYVTQLLSLTHFDWAKQVEALSPAGLITAARVSMGSDSPVSLWLALEEAGWRQLGGIPGFSGLNAELMLTPERGVLSLSAQDQALLVEEQFIAPIAVKELNGDIHFYRDDGHKWHVQSDNLWLSNEDLSVALEMHLRLLEEPVLDLYADVFGGDASIAGRYFPLQLMNENLVSYLNNGIQGGRLRHTQVLLSGPLTQFPYRGHHGRFEVLARIDQAKFAFAPDWAALHNGDVTLHFADERMDITVNSGELLNQTLSSGVVVSLADLEQTNLLTVNIVHTTEASTLAPFFNATPIADPLADILQVAQVEGDVTGNVDLLIDLVSLDVNVLGAVEFKDNALYLEQPGMALDKLSGTLKFIDDNIELENTRALWRGMPLLFSLSGQGDSARYQLGIETRLSAASDKLLPLTQGLMDDFITGNALLAGQVMLDFTEQGFSYQADFKSDLQGANIELPAPVGKSADERMQLTAQVRGDDISNLISVTLGEQLYFDGILDNNSGLIERAQLVFAETNRALSQPGFNVAITQPQLTLAPWLPFIDRIIEQVEQPSEQPGILPAFDTLRAQIGQLNVFELGVNDFELSLRPQSSGLLARLNARELRAQVQFPNDNVAQPIQIQADYLRLNPLEPTDAGTTTETASLDDSQAAPEASLQWLTNIPAIEFNCDDCRITQYQLDKVDLALQGNGEALQITRLQVDKGDHVLQGTGGWHNGRSHFNGTLTSSDFGQLMEEFDITSSVQDSSADIEFALSWADAPYEFDVATLDGSVKWQLGEGHLAEISDQGTRVFSLLSLDSLVRKLKLDFRDVFAKGFFYNRIDGTFQLDKGVVYTGDTQLDGVPADLSVRGYADLNSKAIDYELSVAPQVTSSLPVIVGWMVNPVTGLAALALDKVIHSARVISEIKFKVTGTMAEPVVTELDRKSREVELPKPPGSQPEKPAQPVVPQGEETPDTQVDIPRLGEQTPQQDASDTQTDKSVEAGEGPGSLSSETGQEEQP, from the coding sequence ATGTGGCAAGTGTTTGCTGTCACATTGGTACTGCTTGCCGTCTTGGTTTCGGTGGTCAAATACAGCCTGCCTTACGCTAATGAATATAAACATGATATTGAGTCGCTGGTTACCCAGCAGCTCGGAGTTGAATTAAACATTGGCAGCATAAGTGCCAGCTGGCAGGGCAATGGTCCGGCGCTGGTGCTGCGTGATGTCAGTTTTGAAGACAACGCCCGTTCCCCTATCTCTTTGCATATCGCACAGACCAGCTTGCAGCTAAATCTGGTCGAGTCAGTCCGGCAGTGGCGACTGGTATCTAACTATTTTGTGCTGGATGGCTTTGACGCCACCGTTGATATTCAGGCCATGGCGCAAAGCATGGAAGGTGGTAGTGGTGAGTTTGAACAACAGGCGCTGATTGAAGAGCTGTTTTTGGGCGATACGGGCCATTTTGCAGTTCAAAATAGCCAGGTGACTTTGCTGGTTGCGGACGATAAATCTCACACTCTACTGGTGCCGGATCTGATCTGGCAAAACAGTGCTGATGTACATAATGGTGAGGGGCAGATCTCCTTCCCAGGTCTTGCCAAAGGTCAGCTAAACGCGCGTTTTCGTTTTCATGGTCAGCAGCTTAGTGCAATGGCCGGTGATATTTTCATTGATGCACAGCAAGTTGAGCTGATGAGTTGGTTGCAGGCGTATCTTGACCCGCAATACCAAACGGCCAGTTCGAGCGTGAATATGCAACTCTGGGCGCGACTGGAACAAGGCAAGTTCAACGATATTCTGGTCAACTGGTTACCGAGTAGCATTAGCTGGCAACAAGGGCAAACCCACAGACAATTGGCTGTACAAGGTGGGGCTTTGCATTTGCAACCAGCGCAAAATGGCTGGGCATTAAGTAGCTCTGAGTTGCAGCTATCTCAAAATGAACAAAGCCCCACAGCGCTTAGTATAGAGGGATATTTTAGCAATAGTGAACGTACGCTGTGGATGCAGGGCCTGGACCTGGCGTATGTCACTCAGTTGCTGTCACTCACACACTTCGACTGGGCGAAGCAAGTAGAAGCTTTGTCTCCTGCTGGCCTGATAACCGCCGCCAGAGTGTCAATGGGAAGTGATTCACCCGTGTCGTTGTGGCTCGCTTTAGAGGAAGCCGGTTGGCGACAACTCGGTGGGATTCCGGGGTTTTCAGGGCTCAATGCCGAGCTAATGCTCACGCCAGAGCGTGGTGTGCTTAGTCTCAGTGCACAAGATCAGGCTCTGTTGGTAGAAGAGCAGTTTATAGCCCCAATCGCCGTCAAAGAACTCAACGGAGACATTCACTTTTACCGGGATGACGGACATAAATGGCATGTGCAGTCGGATAACCTGTGGCTCAGCAATGAGGATTTAAGTGTTGCGTTGGAAATGCACTTACGCTTGCTTGAAGAACCTGTGCTGGATTTATATGCCGATGTATTTGGCGGTGATGCCAGTATCGCGGGCCGTTATTTCCCGCTACAGCTGATGAATGAAAACCTGGTCAGTTATCTTAACAACGGGATCCAGGGCGGGCGACTCAGACACACTCAAGTATTGTTGTCAGGGCCGCTGACACAATTTCCGTACCGCGGACATCATGGTCGCTTTGAAGTCCTGGCTCGGATTGATCAGGCTAAGTTTGCCTTTGCGCCGGATTGGGCTGCCCTGCATAATGGTGATGTGACATTGCATTTTGCCGATGAGCGAATGGATATTACGGTTAATAGCGGTGAGCTGTTGAACCAGACATTGAGCAGTGGGGTTGTGGTTAGTCTGGCTGATCTTGAACAAACCAATTTGCTGACAGTCAACATCGTACACACGACGGAAGCCAGCACGCTGGCACCATTTTTCAACGCCACACCAATCGCCGACCCGTTAGCTGATATTCTTCAGGTCGCGCAGGTTGAGGGTGATGTTACAGGTAATGTCGATCTGCTGATCGATTTGGTGTCGCTGGATGTCAATGTTCTGGGGGCGGTTGAATTCAAGGACAATGCGCTCTATCTAGAGCAACCGGGCATGGCGCTTGATAAGCTAAGTGGCACACTGAAATTTATTGATGACAACATTGAACTGGAAAATACCCGGGCGCTGTGGCGAGGGATGCCGTTACTTTTCAGCTTGTCAGGGCAAGGTGACAGTGCCCGCTATCAGCTCGGCATTGAGACGCGTTTGAGTGCAGCCAGCGACAAGTTGCTGCCGCTCACACAAGGCTTGATGGACGATTTTATTACCGGTAATGCCTTATTGGCAGGACAGGTAATGTTGGACTTCACCGAACAAGGCTTCAGTTATCAGGCAGATTTTAAATCCGACTTACAAGGTGCCAATATTGAATTACCTGCACCGGTTGGCAAGTCGGCAGATGAGCGTATGCAGTTAACGGCGCAGGTACGTGGTGACGATATTTCTAATTTGATTAGCGTCACACTTGGTGAACAGCTTTACTTCGATGGCATTTTAGACAATAACAGTGGTTTGATTGAACGTGCTCAGCTTGTCTTTGCTGAGACTAATCGTGCATTAAGTCAGCCTGGATTCAATGTGGCTATTACTCAACCTCAGCTCACACTGGCACCCTGGCTGCCATTCATTGACCGCATTATTGAACAGGTAGAACAGCCGTCGGAGCAGCCGGGCATATTACCCGCTTTTGATACGCTGCGCGCGCAGATAGGCCAGTTAAATGTCTTTGAACTCGGTGTTAATGACTTTGAGTTAAGCCTTCGCCCACAATCCAGTGGGCTGCTGGCACGATTGAATGCCAGAGAGTTAAGAGCACAGGTACAGTTTCCAAATGATAATGTGGCACAACCAATCCAGATACAAGCGGACTATTTGCGGCTTAACCCGCTTGAGCCGACAGATGCGGGTACCACGACTGAAACGGCTTCTCTCGATGATTCACAAGCTGCGCCTGAGGCATCATTGCAGTGGTTAACGAACATTCCGGCTATAGAATTTAACTGCGATGATTGTCGTATAACCCAGTATCAGCTGGATAAGGTGGACCTGGCTTTGCAGGGCAATGGCGAAGCGCTACAGATCACACGTTTGCAGGTGGATAAAGGGGATCATGTGCTGCAAGGTACGGGTGGTTGGCATAATGGTCGCTCACACTTTAATGGCACGCTGACCAGCAGCGATTTTGGTCAGTTAATGGAAGAGTTTGATATCACTTCCAGCGTTCAGGATTCCAGTGCTGACATTGAATTTGCCCTGAGCTGGGCAGACGCGCCTTATGAATTTGATGTTGCCACGCTTGACGGTTCAGTAAAATGGCAACTGGGTGAAGGGCATCTGGCTGAGATCAGCGATCAGGGCACACGGGTGTTTTCTTTGCTGAGTCTGGATTCACTGGTCCGTAAACTCAAACTGGATTTTCGTGATGTGTTTGCCAAAGGTTTTTTCTACAACCGCATTGACGGCACTTTCCAGCTCGACAAAGGGGTTGTATATACTGGGGATACCCAACTGGATGGGGTGCCAGCTGACCTGTCGGTCAGGGGGTATGCCGATCTTAATAGCAAAGCCATTGACTACGAGCTGTCAGTCGCTCCGCAGGTTACGTCGAGTTTACCAGTGATTGTGGGGTGGATGGTGAATCCGGTCACGGGTCTTGCGGCACTGGCCCTTGATAAAGTGATCCATTCGGCACGGGTGATCTCAGAGATTAAATTTAAAGTGACCGGCACTATGGCAGAGCCTGTGGTGACCGAACTGGATCGTAAGAGCCGTGAGGTCGAGTTACCTAAGCCTCCGGGTTCACAGCCTGAGAAACCTGCGCAGCCCGTTGTCCCTCAAGGTGAGGAAACCCCAGACACACAAGTTGATATACCCAGGTTAGGCGAACAGACGCCACAGCAAGATGCATCAGATACACAGACGGACAAGTCTGTGGAGGCAGGGGAGGGTCCCGGCAGTCTGAGCTCAGAGACAGGTCAAGAGGAACAACCATGA
- the tldD gene encoding metalloprotease TldD, protein MSNFGSEHVEQHLLTDSDLTREQLQQTLAYIHQHKVDYADLYFQSSYHETWVLEDGSVKEGSYNIERGVGVRAVSGEKTGFSYSDAINMEALNQAAMAARSIAQQGENKQVQVFSDVKAATQFEATQPLLSMSDTDKVSLLREVEAAIRDLAPEAEQVVSSMSAVYEEVLIAASDGTFATDIRPLVRLNCSVLLAKNGRRERGSAGGGARLDYNYFRELVDGKPRWQHYVTKAVHQARVNLEAVDAPAGAMPVVLGAGWPGVLLHEAVGHGLEGDFNRKGASAFSGRVGEQVASSLCTVVDDGTLDNRRGSLNIDDEGTPAGYNVLIEKGVLKGYMQDKLNARLMGVTPTGNARRESYAHLPMPRMTNTYMLPGEHSQNDIIASVKKGIFAPNFGGGQVDITSGKFVFSASEAYLIEDGKVTQPIKGATLIGNGPDVMQKVSMVGNDLELDTGIGVCGKNGQSVPVGVGQPSLKIDELTVGGTA, encoded by the coding sequence ATGAGTAATTTTGGTAGCGAGCACGTCGAACAACATTTACTGACGGACAGTGACTTAACGCGGGAACAATTGCAACAAACATTGGCATACATTCATCAGCACAAAGTGGACTATGCCGATCTGTATTTCCAGTCCAGTTATCATGAAACCTGGGTGCTGGAAGATGGCTCCGTTAAAGAGGGCAGTTATAATATTGAGCGGGGAGTTGGGGTTCGCGCTGTAAGTGGCGAGAAAACGGGGTTTAGTTACTCAGATGCCATTAATATGGAAGCATTGAACCAGGCTGCAATGGCCGCCAGAAGTATTGCCCAGCAAGGAGAGAATAAACAGGTTCAGGTGTTCAGTGATGTTAAAGCAGCGACCCAATTTGAGGCAACTCAGCCGCTGTTGAGCATGAGCGATACCGATAAAGTTTCGTTATTGCGAGAGGTTGAAGCGGCGATCCGTGACTTAGCCCCTGAAGCGGAGCAAGTCGTCAGCTCCATGTCTGCGGTATATGAAGAAGTGTTGATCGCAGCCAGTGATGGTACTTTTGCAACAGATATTCGTCCTTTGGTGCGCTTAAATTGCTCTGTATTATTAGCGAAAAATGGCCGTCGTGAGCGTGGCAGTGCCGGTGGGGGAGCCCGTCTGGATTACAATTACTTCAGAGAACTGGTCGATGGCAAGCCGCGTTGGCAGCATTATGTCACCAAAGCGGTTCACCAGGCCCGGGTAAATCTGGAAGCGGTTGATGCACCTGCTGGGGCTATGCCAGTTGTACTGGGGGCTGGCTGGCCGGGAGTATTACTCCATGAAGCGGTGGGACATGGTCTTGAAGGGGACTTTAACCGCAAAGGCGCGTCTGCATTTAGCGGGCGAGTCGGCGAACAAGTGGCTTCCAGCCTCTGTACTGTGGTTGATGACGGTACCTTGGATAACCGTCGTGGTTCACTGAATATTGACGATGAAGGCACCCCGGCAGGCTACAATGTGCTAATCGAAAAGGGTGTGCTGAAAGGCTATATGCAGGATAAGCTCAATGCCCGATTGATGGGCGTGACACCCACTGGCAATGCCAGACGTGAATCTTATGCACATCTGCCGATGCCAAGAATGACCAATACATATATGCTGCCGGGTGAGCATAGTCAAAATGACATCATTGCTTCGGTAAAGAAAGGGATCTTTGCGCCTAACTTTGGTGGCGGCCAGGTTGATATTACGTCGGGTAAATTTGTATTTTCAGCTTCAGAAGCTTACCTGATAGAAGATGGCAAAGTGACGCAGCCTATCAAAGGTGCCACCTTAATCGGCAATGGCCCGGATGTTATGCAGAAGGTATCTATGGTTGGTAACGATCTGGAACTGGATACAGGTATCGGGGTGTGTGGTAAAAATGGTCAGAGTGTGCCTGTTGGCGTTGGTCAGCCCAGTCTGAAAATTGACGAACTCACTGTGGGTGGTACAGCCTAA